ATACCTATTCTGCCCCCTAATGGCTTGATGACCCGTGGCCTGCTTACCAGGCTAGCGTTTCATTGTAACAGACAATAATGCAGAAAGGCAACTAGCATATTGAGTAGTAAATTACCTCCTTCCTATGAAGTAAAGGCACGGAGCTCTGTGGTGCTCAAATGAACTGATACTAGATGGTCTTTGATGAAGCGCCACTAGACATGAATACATAAGGTTTCCCATATggtattttcttttgttcaaCTACCTATGTTGTACTTTTTCTGGGACAAGGATGAAGTGTTACTTAAAGTGTTAAACTTAAAGTAGACTTGTTCTCCAAAAATGTGTGGTTGACAAGGACCACTGCAGGTAATATGGCTGCCTGGGTGCTGTGTGCACACTCATGCTTACCTAGATTGCCTTCTGTTCAGTCCCAGAATGCTGAACGGATACGTGTCATTCTCTGACATAGTGGAGTTGATTATGTTACGGGTGTGCATCGTATTTGCAGTTGTTAATCCCTATGTCAAATTAATGCAGCATaaaaaatatgggggggggatttaatatTCAATAAATAGAATTAAGTGCCTGTAAAATCCCAGGTTAGTAAATACACCCAACGGCGggatatgtgcatgtatgtgtatatataatacacacaattatatatatattttttcttttttacatatgGTTCCATATTGTACTTGAGACCCAGGAATATGTTTTATCTAAATGGACTTAATCATAGGTTATGGACATGTTTTGTACATTTCTGGGAATCTATCTTGCCATTTGCTGCACTCAAGCAATGCCTTTtcgattttttttattcttgtacaacaataaaataacatactCGTGTCTGTGGACTGTGAATGCAGGCTTGCTTTGGAAATTATGATTTTGATGTATGAAGTGATCCTGCTGATATGATTGTGCTGCGCAGTGTGATATAAGTTAAGTGAATCAAATTCCTGGCACACATCTCAGTGGTTGGCTAATCTACTCAATGCTTGTGCCGTTCGCTAAATTATAACCGTGCGTGGCATACACTTACTGCCTGCTtctaaggaaatgtaaaatatgtagtGCTCTCCATACAATGAAGCAGGTCTCTGGGGAGGGTTAAAGTACTCCTTGAAACATTCTTTCTCTTGTGTAATgttgtaatttttttccttttaaattcttCTTCTTGGATTTTGAACACTAAAAAagacaaatgtaaaatgttgattgttataACGTTAGCAGATATTAAATTCCTATTTGTACAGTTTCTGAAAtatgtttggctggtaaaataAGAAGTGACTATATCTGAATGACACAACTTGTAAGCACTACCCTTAtgattaaacatacattttgtttgccagtgcagtatttttataattacGAGGCTAAAGTGATTGATGGAGACTAATTAGCGCTCCACATGCACCAACAAAGCGGCGTCATCATACCGTCTAAGTGTCCCTTTCGTCCCCTGGTGTCCCTCTTTTTAGGAGATCAGATATCTACAGCTGGAAAATATGTAAATGGAACAGATGTGTTTATAGCTTGAATTGTGTGAATATAATACATTGTCCTCAACATTCTTAATCATTTTGATACATAGATTCTCAGTACGTGGTACCTAAAACTGAAACGTTTTGTGTGCCCTAGAGATAAGTAACAGCTCTCTGGAATGACTTATCCTGAATGTTCCTGTGCAAGTATGTGCTGAGGAGTATTTGAAagctgtgtgtttgtatgtatctatatatatatatataatatgtctcTAATGACATGTTTTTATGATTGTGTGTTCCATATGCTTTTTatcagatatatacatatatagtgtaGAAACCCTCTGGGCTAGAGCTAATATATACAACTGCAAAGGTGTATTAATTGTTCTGAACTGTGAAATGTGATTCATAGctatatacataacatttttaactattgtttttttttctccacaggGATTTGGGCTAGAAGACATGGTATGGGAACAGTACACAGTGACATTACAAAAAGTAAGAGTGCATTATGGCAACGTATCAGCTTTTTTAtgtacacactttttttttttaatgcatattgtacatgctatatttttgtattgaaCCGCATGAAGGATACATTACTTATACACATGTATCCACGCTAGAAAGTAATTTCTTAATATATTCACGAGTGCTATGTATGAACTTGGTGACCACCAGCATTTCCTACTACTTGACTTCACAGGGTGAGATGCCACTTGGTCAAAGTGATGACCTAGCAGCATACCGAGCTCTAGTCTCCTACAGGGAAAAAAGTGGAGGCGTAGACAAAAATTCTCACCTCTACTTCTTACAGGTCAAAAACCTGTTAAGGTCacgtatatatatttcaacagATACTTACTATTTAGtcacattttgttaatttttgtaAAGCCTTCCCAACATCAACATTTCTTTTTGAAGTTCACATTCTCTCTggagacatggtttgatggtaTCTTGTAGCAAGACAACTATgaagttgttttttctttggagCACTGGACAGCCAAACCAGTCAGTCCCCTTCTCACTTTTCTTAAATGTCTTTAAGACATCAGCTGCTTGAAAGAGTATTCACAACATTCAATCTAGCTAAAGTGtcaaacatacagtatgtggCGGGATATGCCATACTAGTATATGATGTTCCAGATACAGTAGCTCAGACCATGTGGCTGGTGGAGGAATGATGAGTAGATTATCCACTAAAGCGTCAGGGGTATTTAGTCATTTGCATAGTACCCTAATGGATAATCTAGCTCTAAACCCTTGGAGTCCCCAAGTCCCCTTCTGTCTCACTCCCTGTCATCCAGTTGCCTgcctctcttcctctccttaacttttTGGAGGCTGTTGTGTTCAGTCTCCAGGTTTTTGGCACGACCCTGGAGTCTCTTGCCCCGTCCCGGACCGCCAAtgccttttgtaccagtttgtttcATGCAGTGTTATTGTTGGTAATCTGGTATTTTCCCCTATTGTGAAAGCTTTACAGAATATgctggcactctataaataaaatgtaaacataaagTCTGTACTTGGCTTAAGGGAAATAGACTTGACTTTATGTAAAATACATCAAAGACTtcagatttattattttatatgggaTTGTTTTCACGGCATAATGTCTGCAAGTCTAAGGCTTTATACACGGCTCATTAAGCactgtttttcaaataaatgggTATACGTTGGAGTTTGAATAAAGTAGTAATTACTTCAGGGAGCCGGCGCTTCTAAAATCTAGCAGTCTAAGTATTTGTCGTTTTATATagtaatgaaaacaaaagacTAAAACTACTGTTATAAGCCAATAACACGAGTTAAAAGAACCTCTATGATATGAATTCACCACATTTCCTTACTGCCAATTTAACCAATATCTAGAAAAGGTGGAAATGCTACGGAGGATGCTGCTAGGAGTGGAGAGTGACTAGCGAGTGCTTATTACATCATTACTTTATAAAAATGAGTTGACTAATCATTGGCTTTTATAGCATGACAAGTATAAGCCTCTGATGATAGTGTCATCATACTCTCCAGCAATGTACAAcagcattgtattttatttttattttatgttgagcTATAAATTTACCAACCGGTACAGCTGACACGAAATGTTGTCGAACAACATGCAAGACTCAGGAAGCATTTTATATTGAGTTTGTAATTAACGCACAGGCACTTCGCTCTGTGATAAAAGGTGTTCCAGACTACTCACCGCGACAGTTCTAATGTATTATAAATTAATGATGTATGTGTGCCACTCATTCTAAAGGTACCGCAACGTCCTTGTGCGCGATGAACCTGCTTTCTGAAACAGACAAATGACTACGCATGCAAAGGCACACTCCCGTATCCATACTTGTATTCTCTATACTTTCTGTCCTAGTAACTCAAATCAGTGTTTTTTATGCATTGGAATTCATAATCCATAGTTTACAAACTGATGTTTCATCAAGTTTAGTCCCCAGACTCTTGAGCGGAGAAAAACCCTGCTGAACCTGAGCTTCCAGGAAGCTTCCCAGAGTCGCATACAACTAAtactaactaaaaaaaaattggctccCATAACTCGGGCCTCCTAAGAGAAAGCGATTTTTCTGCTAGTGAAAATCTCATCTAATTAATGGATAGCAAACACTTTGTACGCATCTAGTCCTAGATTAAAGAAGTTCTTAGTTAAAGGTCTTCATTCTTCAAAGAACCATTCGATCTATCTAGTCTgcatgtttttcctgatgtaaagatttGGCTTTATGCTTTTCCcaagcattttttaatttttgggcTGTCATTAGGTCTAGGACTAGCCCTGCGTGGCATGAAATAACCTGTCCGTTGACCAGGTTCTGCAGCATTCATAGCCAAATCTGAGGTTGTCCGGTTCTAGACATAATGTCCCAAAGGCTTTTCTAATTCAGGACCACCTCTATAGGGTGGTAGAGAGAGGCTTGATCGAATTCTTACAGATTTCATGTCTCTATATCTACGCTCTAATGCCAATCCATATGAATCTGTTTCTGATGCTTTGTTGTAGGCGTGTTGCTGTGGTGTGCCAGAAGAAAATGGCATTTGCAggtcaaaaaattatttttattgtttttgtttctgcCTTTAGGATCTAAGAAAAGGATTTGGCATTGCTGTTTCTGGAGGAAGAGATAATCCACACTTTAAAAATGGTGACAACTCCATTGTTATTTCTGATGTTCTTCCTGGAGGTCCAGCAGATGGTCGTCTTCTGTAAGCAAAGTGTTTtttcattaacattaaaaaaaaaaaaaaaacgttttcatAAATCATAAACTTATTAATGGCATAGTTGTCATGAGACACAGTGGCGCCTGTTAGAAGTTGGTGTTcttcaatataatacattttttttaacaatctttTGATGCCATTCCATGCAGTTTCCTAGAAATGGTTAttagtatgtttttatttatgcagCATCAACACTCTGCAGTAAGGAACAATAAGGTTATACATAAAAACTGCCTATTTAAACAGACGTGGAGGACTCTGCTATCTAGTTCCATTGCCACAACTCTGCTGTTAGTAGGGCAGTTGTTCAGAATGGCCCTTAAAGTAAATGAAATGACCGCCTACCACACATGGCTGCTCCACCAAAGCATAACAACATAGTATGCAGGCCATTTTATTAAGCATTGTCGGGGGCATTATCTAAAGGCACTGCAATTATTACAGGTGAGTAGACTCAGAGGTGCTACTTTTGGGTAGCAGGcaccaagaaagaaagaaagagagtgGCAATTTCAAGTGCTCTTTTCACTGCAAAACttctgccaaaaaataaaaaggttaagACTTTTCACTTCCTTTTTCTAAAGATTTGCAGTCTATTATTGCCACATTATGCCACGTCTCCCCTTTTGTCTTGGCCTGCAGCAGAAATCAAGTTGTCTTACTTCAACTACCACTGAACCCtgcatttacacattttaagtACAATTACAGAAAAGGGGCAAGCTTTTTAAACTTAATGATGGTAAATGATGGACCTGTGTAGGTAATATctgattttctttcattttcaatATTTAGGGAGAACGACAGAgttgttatggttaatgggaccCTCCTAGAGAACGTTCCTCATTCGTTTGCCGTTCAGCAACTAAGAAAATGTGGGAAAACAGCGGTTttggtgattattattattagttatggttattattattagacttggCTCAGCAATTATTTGACATTATAAAAGTATACCTAATTACCTGTCCTGTTGAAGTATCAAGGAATTTGCACAGTTAAGCATGTTTCTTGAACAAAATTAAATTGGGACATTATTATTGGCACAGACAATTTTGTTGGATGAAGCTTGTAGAAAATTATTTAGTGGAGTGGGTATATGACCTGATGTAGACAGTCCAAGctctttattttgttacatgttGACAGGTTGTCAGAAGACCACGCAGGGTGCAAATGGGCATGCCAAGCAAGTCTGAGCCTGCCCTGGATGTGATAGATGATTATACAGAGTTTGAGAGCAGGACAGCGTACACTGCTTACAGCGACAGAAGTGGGTTTGGGGGCTCCCAAGGTCATGATCCAAGTCCAGAAAGAGCTTATAGGAGGGACCAGGAAAGAGGACCATACTATGAACGTGGTTATGGAAGCAGAGCCAGAAGCGTTGACCAGGATCTTAATATAGATTATGGACTTAGACAGGATCAGGGTCGTGGCAGAAGTATGGATCGTGGTCTTGATGATGATGGTGGATACCGGAGAGACCAAAACCGTGGTAGAAGTATAGAGCGTGATCTAGATGACGACCGTGGATACAGGAGAGAACGCAGTCGGGGCAGAAGCATAGACCGTGACCTAGATGATGACCACGGTTATAAGAAAGACCGCAGTCGTGGAAGAAGCCTTGACCGCGGACTAGATGACCCACGTGAATACAGACAGGATGAGAATCGTACCAGGACATTAGACCGTGAAGGTTATGGGAGAAGATCAGATTATAGTCCAGACCCAGGTTACGGCAGGAGAGCCTCCCCGGAGAGGAAGTATGAAAAGGAAATCCAGAAAAGTCGCAGTCGAGACAAGCTCCAGTCTCGTAGCCCGTCACCTCCTCATCCGTATGAAGGCTCTGATAAAACAAACTGTGTTCTCCTAACAAAGAAGAAAGCAAATGAAGGTAATCTACTTTCTCAATCTGATGCCATTTGTCTATCATGTCTCTCCTTTTAAATTGTCTGgtataagaaaaaacaatatgcattcCAAATATATGTGAATGTTTTATTTGCTCTTACAGAGTATGGTCTTCGACTCGGCAGTCAGATCTACATTAAAGGGTTGACAAACACAGGCCTAGCAGCAAAAGATGGGAATCTGCACGAAGGAGATATTGTTCTTAAGGTAGTGTGcatgttttttgttatataatgcAGCTATAAGTAAGTGGAAATCAACATGTTATGCCCGCTGGGAATGTTATGTGAAATTGTAAAGCCAACAGTTGATGATAAAAGTATATTTGATTAGAAAAGCAACTTCAGCTTCTTGCTTGGCGGATTAAAGCTTCCAATAGTTTTTTACTCTCTACTGAGCCATTTGAGAGAAAAAGATCTCTAATGGGGAATTAGAGATCAGAGAACCATTTTCCCGAATTTATCAAACATTACAAAAGAATGCAATATAAAATTGAAGTAACTCTAATATATTCAGCGGTGccttgaaacaaaataaatataaaagccaTGTATTAAAGTACAATAGCCAAGCATACAGTCAACATAATTGATTTAAAGCAGACTTTATTAGTCCTTAAGAACCTGAACAGTGCATGGAAACAAGGGTGGATGAATTATTAAATCATTTACTTTGAACTAAtccacctgtttttttttggtttggtttgttttgatattatttgttgtatatagcaccaccatatttGGCTATGTAATactgggtaaacaggacataagtagtatataacaatatgacttacagaaacaggtaaggagggccctgctcaaaaggtCATACAATCTAGATTGATCATGATTAAGGAAGATCCGCCATATGTAAAATGGATCCTGAAAGCCTGGAGGATTggagccagggccggccgaagacttaacgccgcctggggcgaagtttaaaacgccacccccccccgccgacgccggggggggggggcggtcgaagtttaaaacgccgcccccccgccgatgccgggggggggcattttaaacttcgccgacgccataatctacgattcccccccccccccggtacttacctttaaacagtcctgcggcgagtctccctgctctgccacggtgccggcttgtaatgctgagcgccggaaattgacgtcacttccggcgctctgcattacaagccgggaccgggaccgggaccgaacagggagactcgccgcagaggagagagagagaggggtgccgagcgggtaagcgaaaaccactcggtgcccctctctgaacaattgccccagtctgccccattatagggccggccctgattggaGCTACTCTAGCAGATGTACAAGTTGTCTGCTGTTCTGTATTTGTGGTCTTTTACACAGCtgaggtatataaaaaaatgttgtgtgtTTGCAGATAAATGGTATTTTGACTGAAAACATGTCATTGGCTGAAGCCCAGGCCCTGATAGAGAAATCGCGAGGGAAACTGCAGTTGGTGGTCTTGAGAGACAAAAAACAGACCCTTATCAATCTCCCATATGTGGAAGATAGTGATTCAGACA
The DNA window shown above is from Spea bombifrons isolate aSpeBom1 chromosome 1, aSpeBom1.2.pri, whole genome shotgun sequence and carries:
- the LOC128496733 gene encoding tight junction protein ZO-2-like; the protein is MAVRPHYQGFGLEDMVWEQYTVTLQKDLRKGFGIAVSGGRDNPHFKNGDNSIVISDVLPGGPADGRLLENDRVVMVNGTLLENVPHSFAVQQLRKCGKTAVLVVRRPRRVQMGMPSKSEPALDVIDDYTEFESRTAYTAYSDRSGFGGSQGHDPSPERAYRRDQERGPYYERGYGSRARSVDQDLNIDYGLRQDQGRGRSMDRGLDDDGGYRRDQNRGRSIERDLDDDRGYRRERSRGRSIDRDLDDDHGYKKDRSRGRSLDRGLDDPREYRQDENRTRTLDREGYGRRSDYSPDPGYGRRASPERKYEKEIQKSRSRDKLQSRSPSPPHPYEGSDKTNCVLLTKKKANEEYGLRLGSQIYIKGLTNTGLAAKDGNLHEGDIVLKINGILTENMSLAEAQALIEKSRGKLQLVVLRDKKQTLINLPYVEDSDSDMDVDIPQGNKRRNPRSREA